From a single Nicotiana tabacum cultivar K326 chromosome 8, ASM71507v2, whole genome shotgun sequence genomic region:
- the LOC107772236 gene encoding protein DMP7-like, which yields MEATNKLGTENVVASENQLEIPLLEDELIVEKPKKTPAQKVIRKTFKKTAILANLLPSGSVLAFQILSPVITHEGQCHSSISHSMTLGLLAFCAISCFFLNFTDSFRDERGKVRYGLATFRGLWIIDGSNIIIPPEEATKYKLRFLDVFHALLSILVFGAVAAFDQNVIKCLYPSPSPETQEVLAILPMAVGVICTLLFVAFPTTRHGIGFPLSRR from the coding sequence ATGGAGGCCACAAACAAATTAGGAACAGAAAATGTTGTAGCATCTGAAAACCAATTGGAAATACCCTTATTAGAAGATGaactaattgttgaaaaaccAAAGAAAACACCAGCACAAAAGGTCATTAGAAAAACATTCAAGAAAACAGCCATTTTAGCCAATCTTTTACCCTCAGGTTCTGTTCTTGCATTCCAAATTTTATCACCAGTTATAACACATGAAGGCCAATGTCATTCCTCAATTAGCCATTCTATGACATTAGGCCTTTTAGCCTTTTGTGCAATCTCTtgttttttccttaattttacgGACAGTTTTCGCGACGAAAGGGGAAAGGTTCGTTATGGATTGGCCACATTCAGAGGTTTATGGATTATTGATGGATCAAATATTATCATTCCTCCTGAGGAAGCAACAAAATATAAGTTGAGATTTTTGGATGTGTTTCATGCCTTGTTATCTATACTTGTTTTTGGTGCTGTCGCGGCGTTTGATCAAAATGTGATCAAATGTTTGTATCCTTCTCCATCACCAGAAACTCAAGAGGTTCTTGCAATTCTGCCTATGGCTGTTGGCGTAATTTGCACATTGCTGTTTGTTGCATTCCCTACAACTCGCCATGGAATTGGCTTTCCTCTTTCACGTCGTTAG
- the LOC142163445 gene encoding ras-related protein RABA1f-like translates to MLVGNKADLRHLRAVSTEDAKGFAEKESTFFMETSALESMNVDNAFTEVLTQIHRVVSRKALEVGDDPAALPKGQTINVGGKDDVSEVKKAGCCSS, encoded by the coding sequence ATGCTGGTGGGTAATAAGGCAGATTTGCGTCATCTGCGGGCTGTTTCAACTGAGGATGCCAAGGGGTTTGCTGAGAAGGAAAGTACGTTTTTCATGGAAACATCTGCATTGGAGTCCATGAACGTGGACAATGCCTTCACAGAAGTGCTCACTCAAATACACCGCGTTGTTAGCAGGAAAGCTCTTGAAGTAGGAGATGACCCTGCAGCATTGCCGAAGGGGCAGACTATTAATGTTGGAGGGAAGGATGATGTTTCTGAAGTAAAGAAAGCCGGGTGCTGTTCTTCTTAG